In Cololabis saira isolate AMF1-May2022 chromosome 14, fColSai1.1, whole genome shotgun sequence, a single genomic region encodes these proteins:
- the ompb gene encoding olfactory marker protein b — protein MSKKTELPFRLDTQLTEVMRLRVQSLQQRSQKRQEGERLLQPNEAVYRLDFSQQSLRFSHWTVQLAQPGRLTVTATSQLWTPDLTHLMTRQLLEPAGVFWRELGDASDAPVHSYEADTAEFGERIAELAKVRKVMYFLFAFAEGCSPETVDCSITFTADS, from the coding sequence ATGTCTAAGAAGACGGAGCTGCCCTTCCGGCTGGACACCCAGCTAACGGAGGTGATGCGCCTGCGGGTCCAGTCCCTGCAGCAGCGCAGCCAGAAGAGGCAGGAGGGCGAGCGCCTGCTGCAGCCCAACGAGGCCGTGTACCGGCTGGATTTCTCCCAGCAGTCCCTCCGGTTCTCCCACTGGACGGTGCAGCTGGCGCAGCCGGGGCGCCTCACCGTCACCGCCACCTCGCAGCTCTGGACGCCCGATCTCACCCACCTGATGACGCGGCAGCTGCTGGAGCCCGCCGGGGTCTTCTGGAGGGAGCTGGGCGACGCCTCCGATGCACCCGTCCACTCCTACGAAGCCGACACGGCCGAGTTCGGCGAGAGGATCGCCGAGCTGGCTAAGGTGAGGAAGGTGATGTACTTCCTGTTTGCATTCGCGGAGGGCTGCAGCCCGGAGACCGTCGACTGCTCCATCACCTTCACTGCAGACAGCTGA